A portion of the Anaerolineae bacterium genome contains these proteins:
- a CDS encoding sigma-54 dependent transcriptional regulator codes for MTHDKILIVDDSEANLAVLEAYLVTLGFSPQKAGSGSEALKKVAGSFPDIILLDLMMPGIDGFEVTRRLKSDPKTFKIPIVAITALNDRESNIKAIKAGVDGFLAKPIDVAILKAHIDSLLKMRRLQGELDDSLNCLDSMREYHRRLTPGRSRTREITGRNSLIKEVRARIDMFKNLELPVLISGESGTGKHLAAEAMHWEGKRASEPFVHINCAGLQESLLESELFGYAKGAFTGADRHKKGLVEVAERGTLFVDEIGDMAGAVQAKVLTVLDSGLFRRLGETTERKANVRIIAATNRHIEREIKKGRFRLDLFYRLNVFEINMPPLRKRKEDIPELVDYFLSHSSLTKTTEKTFSAQAMEAFQKYDWPGNVRELRNVIERAILFSGQDNEITLRYLPPELTRQNGSERFSADQPHISDFQLSDNMTLKKLEAAYIKKVLKKEKGNRTRSAKILGISRSTIKKKIADLGLVE; via the coding sequence ATGACTCATGATAAAATACTAATCGTCGATGATAGCGAAGCCAATCTGGCTGTCCTTGAGGCTTATCTTGTCACTCTTGGCTTTTCCCCCCAAAAAGCCGGGAGTGGATCAGAGGCATTGAAAAAGGTTGCCGGGTCTTTTCCTGATATTATCCTGCTCGACCTGATGATGCCCGGGATCGACGGATTCGAGGTAACCCGTAGGCTGAAATCCGATCCTAAGACATTCAAGATTCCGATTGTGGCAATTACCGCCTTAAATGACCGTGAGAGCAATATAAAAGCCATTAAGGCAGGTGTAGACGGTTTTTTGGCCAAACCGATTGATGTGGCCATACTAAAGGCCCATATTGACAGCCTGCTCAAGATGAGACGTTTACAAGGTGAGCTTGATGATTCGCTAAACTGCCTCGATAGTATGAGAGAGTATCACCGCAGGCTTACGCCGGGACGAAGCAGAACCAGAGAAATAACCGGCAGGAACAGCCTGATAAAAGAAGTTCGGGCCAGGATCGACATGTTTAAAAACCTGGAGCTGCCTGTACTGATTTCAGGAGAAAGCGGAACAGGTAAGCATTTGGCAGCAGAAGCAATGCACTGGGAAGGTAAGCGTGCATCAGAACCCTTTGTCCATATCAATTGCGCTGGTTTGCAGGAAAGCCTTCTGGAAAGCGAACTCTTTGGTTATGCAAAAGGGGCCTTTACCGGTGCTGACAGGCATAAAAAAGGCCTTGTTGAGGTCGCTGAAAGAGGCACTTTATTTGTGGATGAGATTGGCGATATGGCCGGCGCTGTGCAGGCCAAGGTCCTGACCGTGCTTGATTCCGGTCTATTCAGACGACTTGGAGAAACAACGGAAAGAAAGGCAAACGTCAGGATTATCGCAGCAACCAACCGCCATATTGAAAGAGAGATAAAAAAAGGCCGCTTCCGGTTGGACCTTTTTTACAGGCTAAATGTTTTCGAGATTAATATGCCGCCGCTCAGAAAGCGCAAAGAAGATATTCCAGAGCTTGTCGACTATTTTTTGTCTCACTCTTCTTTAACAAAGACCACGGAAAAGACTTTTTCCGCCCAGGCCATGGAAGCGTTTCAAAAATATGACTGGCCGGGCAATGTCAGAGAGCTGCGCAATGTGATTGAAAGGGCAATTCTGTTTTCCGGGCAGGATAATGAAATTACTCTTAGATACCTTCCTCCTGAATTAACCCGCCAAAATGGATCAGAGCGATTTTCAGCAGATCAACCTCACATATCCGACTTTCAGCTTTCCGATAACATGACACTGAAAAAGTTAGAGGCAGCTTATATTAAAAAGGTGCTCAAGAAAGAAAAAGGTAATCGAACCCGTTCTGCCAAGATACTGGGAATTTCAAGATCCACCATAAAAAAAAAGATAGCCGATTTGGGATTGGTTGAGTAG
- the fliW gene encoding flagellar assembly protein FliW: MEQTEKSRGGSLVRISTTRFGDIGIDESRVIWIKGGMLGFEHLGRYVLLIQEEKNPFWWFQSVEDGSVAFVVINSLVVKQDYEPLISDDEARLLEISSPEDVVLFSVVTIRSDPFKVTANLRAPIVVNSKKMLAKQVILVDPNYPVQHPITENKVFSEEKACEKGEIISSALVM, translated from the coding sequence ATGGAACAGACTGAAAAATCCAGAGGAGGAAGTTTAGTGAGAATTTCTACCACCCGTTTTGGAGACATAGGTATTGATGAATCCAGGGTTATTTGGATAAAGGGGGGAATGCTGGGGTTTGAACACCTGGGAAGATATGTACTCCTCATACAGGAGGAAAAGAATCCCTTCTGGTGGTTTCAGTCCGTTGAGGATGGTTCGGTCGCTTTTGTCGTTATCAACTCCCTTGTTGTAAAACAGGATTACGAGCCGTTAATATCTGACGATGAAGCGAGATTACTTGAAATCTCATCGCCTGAGGATGTGGTTTTATTTTCTGTCGTAACGATCCGTTCCGATCCTTTCAAGGTAACGGCAAACCTTAGAGCTCCCATCGTGGTAAATTCAAAAAAAATGCTGGCAAAACAGGTTATTCTTGTTGATCCTAATTATCCTGTTCAACATCCCATAACAGAAAATAAGGTATTTTCCGAAGAAAAGGCATGTGAAAAAGGAGAAATAATTTCTTCCGCTCTGGTAATGTGA
- the csrA gene encoding carbon storage regulator CsrA, producing the protein MLILTRKLGETIRIGNEIKVTILEARGKQLRIGIDAPADVTIHREEVYQMIREQNILAVETARDNSTGKSLSNIWNRLKNPEEEV; encoded by the coding sequence ATGCTGATCCTGACAAGGAAGTTAGGCGAAACAATAAGAATTGGTAATGAAATCAAGGTTACTATCCTCGAGGCAAGGGGAAAGCAGCTAAGGATAGGGATAGATGCCCCCGCGGATGTAACCATTCATCGCGAGGAGGTTTATCAAATGATCAGGGAACAGAATATCCTGGCGGTAGAGACAGCGCGCGATAATTCAACAGGCAAGAGTCTGTCTAATATATGGAACAGACTGAAAAATCCAGAGGAGGAAGTTTAG
- the flgL gene encoding flagellar hook-associated protein FlgL: MRISENMKFNTMVNSMFQAQEGYNKLAEKIASLKEINRPSDDPIGMSRVLNFRETKASVEQYSKNIDSRGSWITITESKLSFAGDLLIKAREVAVAQSTATSSAEVRSTEAETVQQLIDEMLSLANSKYEGKYLFSGTKTGETPFSSSERTVAGIGTAAAAEGNTFDGSVTSSGTYTGSVNKTYAVKITAWDNVTETATYDVSDDGGATWTSTGKTFVLPDSGSVDTGDIGDGIVLTFDDTGAADPELAAGDIFYVHAFATGYYNGNGEELSVNVAEGSSFAYSISGEAAFTDKGNGSVDVFGVLNDLKTALENNDPDGIAACIDGLKDSSDQISENISRCGNRMIRLEIAKNTMADMNLNLTELMSSVEDADISEIISKFAMKEIALQASYSVASKIGNLTILDFLR; the protein is encoded by the coding sequence ATGCGTATATCAGAAAACATGAAATTTAATACAATGGTCAATAGTATGTTTCAGGCCCAGGAGGGTTATAATAAACTCGCTGAAAAAATTGCTTCACTAAAGGAAATTAACAGACCTTCGGATGATCCCATCGGCATGAGCAGGGTGCTGAATTTTCGAGAAACCAAGGCGTCTGTCGAACAGTACAGCAAGAACATTGATAGCCGTGGATCATGGATCACTATTACGGAATCAAAACTGTCGTTTGCGGGCGACCTTCTAATAAAGGCCAGAGAAGTGGCTGTTGCCCAGTCAACAGCAACCTCATCTGCCGAGGTGCGAAGCACCGAAGCCGAGACCGTGCAGCAGCTTATAGATGAAATGCTTTCCCTTGCCAATTCAAAGTATGAGGGCAAATATCTTTTTTCGGGCACGAAAACCGGAGAAACTCCTTTTTCATCTTCCGAAAGAACTGTTGCTGGGATAGGAACGGCTGCCGCGGCTGAAGGGAATACTTTTGACGGTAGCGTGACGTCCAGCGGCACATATACAGGCAGTGTAAACAAGACTTATGCGGTGAAGATTACCGCCTGGGATAATGTGACAGAAACCGCAACCTATGATGTGTCTGATGATGGAGGGGCAACCTGGACATCAACAGGGAAAACCTTTGTATTGCCGGATAGCGGTTCAGTAGATACCGGCGACATAGGTGACGGCATAGTCTTGACCTTTGATGATACCGGTGCGGCCGATCCTGAGCTGGCTGCGGGTGATATCTTTTATGTCCATGCCTTTGCTACAGGGTATTACAACGGCAACGGCGAGGAACTATCGGTTAATGTCGCAGAAGGGAGCTCCTTTGCTTACTCCATTTCAGGTGAAGCAGCCTTTACGGACAAGGGGAATGGGAGTGTTGATGTATTCGGGGTTCTCAATGATTTGAAGACGGCTCTGGAGAATAATGATCCGGACGGCATTGCGGCCTGCATAGACGGTCTTAAGGATTCATCTGATCAAATATCGGAAAATATTTCCAGGTGCGGCAACAGGATGATCAGATTAGAGATAGCGAAAAATACCATGGCTGATATGAATCTGAATCTGACCGAGCTGATGTCCAGCGTGGAAGATGCAGATATATCTGAAATAATCAGCAAGTTTGCCATGAAAGAGATTGCTTTGCAAGCGTCGTACAGTGTGGCCTCAAAGATAGGAAATTTAACAATACTCGATTTTCTTAGATAA
- the flgK gene encoding flagellar hook-associated protein FlgK, with protein sequence MSGIDALNTAKDSLLSHQTAINITGTNIANANTTGYSRQRAAFSALVQSVEITGIERIYDRFLEAQINEQANDLGDSEAKKDALDRIEMTFNETDGGGINELLNKFWGAWENLSTNPSGQAERQALVSVSQSLTSMFRSYSNELISVKDDANTRIPVLVDKINSYASDIADINDRILQSGTAVAEEPGLNSLRDKRTTLLLEMAEVANFHTVTDSSGSISIFLSNGMPLVEGGQTWELDVVTENHPSDPSFYDVVLKDDTDTVINSSITKGSLAAFLDIRDTTAVGYMDSLDDLAKTIVDQVNAQHILGYDINQNLGENFFAFDTGVEEARYIKVADAIVADVNKIAASSTVNGDGGNAVTMSQIKDELTMNTGKSTFSSYYSSFVAQIGQDVAYANSRVDHHTNLMNQFANKREEISGVSIDEEMMNLIKYQTGYNASARLFVTTQELADTLMSLVQ encoded by the coding sequence ATGTCCGGTATCGACGCATTGAACACCGCGAAAGATAGTCTGTTGAGTCATCAGACAGCGATAAATATTACAGGGACCAATATTGCCAATGCAAACACCACTGGATATTCGAGGCAGCGGGCGGCATTCAGCGCCTTGGTTCAAAGTGTTGAGATAACAGGGATAGAAAGGATATATGATCGGTTTTTAGAGGCTCAGATAAATGAGCAGGCAAATGATCTCGGGGACAGTGAAGCTAAAAAGGACGCGCTGGACAGGATTGAAATGACATTTAACGAGACTGACGGCGGGGGTATTAATGAATTGTTGAATAAATTCTGGGGTGCCTGGGAGAATTTGTCGACAAATCCTTCCGGGCAGGCTGAAAGACAGGCGCTGGTGTCTGTTTCCCAGAGTCTGACGTCCATGTTTCGGTCATATAGCAATGAGCTGATTTCCGTGAAAGATGACGCAAATACACGGATACCGGTTCTGGTGGATAAGATCAACAGCTATGCATCTGATATTGCTGATATAAACGACAGGATTCTACAGTCTGGAACGGCGGTTGCGGAGGAGCCTGGTCTGAATAGTCTCAGAGACAAAAGGACAACCCTTTTATTAGAGATGGCCGAGGTTGCCAATTTCCATACTGTCACGGATTCAAGTGGTTCAATAAGCATCTTCCTGTCCAATGGCATGCCGCTGGTAGAAGGCGGTCAGACATGGGAACTTGATGTCGTGACCGAGAACCACCCCTCTGATCCTTCTTTTTATGACGTTGTTTTGAAAGATGACACAGATACCGTGATTAATAGTTCTATAACAAAGGGAAGCCTGGCGGCTTTCCTGGATATTCGCGACACCACGGCGGTAGGCTATATGGATAGCCTTGATGACCTGGCTAAAACCATAGTTGATCAGGTAAATGCCCAGCATATACTGGGTTATGATATTAATCAAAACCTGGGCGAAAATTTCTTTGCATTTGACACAGGAGTCGAAGAGGCCAGATATATAAAGGTTGCCGACGCTATTGTCGCGGATGTAAATAAGATAGCGGCATCATCGACGGTAAACGGCGATGGTGGAAATGCCGTAACCATGAGTCAGATAAAAGATGAACTGACTATGAACACTGGCAAATCAACGTTCAGTTCCTATTATTCTTCTTTCGTGGCGCAGATCGGTCAGGATGTTGCGTATGCAAACAGTCGTGTTGATCATCATACAAATCTTATGAACCAGTTTGCGAACAAGAGAGAAGAAATTTCCGGGGTGTCGATTGATGAGGAGATGATGAACCTTATCAAATATCAGACCGGTTATAATGCTTCGGCCAGGCTTTTCGTCACCACACAGGAACTGGCGGATACCCTGATGAGCCTGGTGCAGTAG
- a CDS encoding flagellar protein FlgN codes for MNNELHFLYDSLISVLRNELNVYGKLYKCFLNEREILAGSSADELYESNSRKETCILKARMVEEARTKLVERIINVLNLDGKALNKALNKDRSLSTLLLYGDDSQKRDLEECRSALKSLLMDIHGLNKKNKTLLDSSIFYVRKSIDFLGRLIYPGSTYMNTGRLKASNLNGRIVSREG; via the coding sequence ATGAATAATGAACTACATTTTCTTTATGACTCTCTTATTTCAGTGCTGAGAAACGAGTTGAATGTTTACGGTAAACTTTACAAATGTTTCCTGAATGAGAGAGAAATCCTGGCAGGATCTTCTGCGGATGAACTGTATGAAAGTAATTCCAGAAAAGAGACCTGTATTTTAAAGGCCAGGATGGTGGAAGAGGCAAGGACAAAATTGGTTGAGAGAATCATTAATGTCCTTAATCTTGACGGAAAAGCCCTCAATAAGGCCCTCAATAAGGATAGAAGCCTTTCAACGTTGCTGCTCTATGGAGATGACAGCCAGAAAAGGGATCTTGAGGAATGCCGGTCAGCGCTCAAATCTCTTTTGATGGACATTCACGGGTTGAACAAGAAGAATAAAACGTTGCTCGATTCCTCTATCTTTTATGTGCGAAAATCTATCGATTTTTTAGGCCGGCTTATCTACCCCGGCTCAACCTACATGAACACGGGAAGATTAAAAGCAAGCAATCTGAATGGAAGGATTGTAAGCAGGGAAGGATAG
- the flgM gene encoding flagellar biosynthesis anti-sigma factor FlgM: MKISETGNSIIELISRYKINEESVNSKPDKQATDVVPEETVSLSSEARDIQQAEKAIEELPDVREEKVRELQDQIETGKYDVGGEKIAGKMIGESILDIEA; the protein is encoded by the coding sequence ATGAAAATTTCTGAGACCGGAAATTCCATAATTGAGCTCATTTCACGGTATAAGATAAATGAGGAGAGTGTGAATTCCAAGCCTGATAAGCAGGCAACCGACGTGGTTCCGGAAGAGACGGTCAGTTTGTCATCCGAGGCAAGGGATATTCAGCAGGCAGAGAAGGCTATCGAAGAACTCCCGGATGTTCGCGAAGAAAAGGTTCGGGAATTGCAAGATCAGATAGAAACGGGAAAATACGATGTGGGCGGAGAAAAGATTGCCGGAAAAATGATAGGTGAATCAATTCTGGATATCGAGGCTTAA
- a CDS encoding rod-binding protein, whose product MEEIRLNGLPTGALKRPDRQQPEISEKKLKKACADFESIFINYMLKTMRRTVPQGGTNFPGKDIYSTMVDQKVAEDLAKRGGGIGLQQMLLRQLKSGIGGPESGSRTPNTFEPE is encoded by the coding sequence ATGGAAGAAATAAGATTAAACGGGTTGCCAACAGGAGCGCTCAAAAGGCCTGACCGACAGCAACCGGAAATTAGTGAAAAGAAGCTGAAAAAAGCGTGCGCTGATTTTGAATCCATCTTCATCAATTACATGCTCAAGACCATGCGGCGCACGGTTCCGCAAGGCGGAACCAACTTTCCAGGCAAGGATATTTATTCCACAATGGTTGATCAGAAGGTAGCGGAAGACCTCGCAAAAAGAGGGGGGGGCATAGGCCTTCAGCAAATGCTTTTACGCCAGCTCAAATCAGGGATCGGGGGCCCGGAGTCAGGGAGCAGAACACCTAACACCTTTGAACCTGAATAG
- a CDS encoding flagellar basal body P-ring protein FlgI: MAGLVIASHAYAVRIKDISSIGGVRDNQLVGYGLVVGLAGTGDDIENGFTKETLANMLSRQGLGMKEESRNNLTSDNVASVMISAEFPPFSKVGSRIDVVVSSIGDANSLRGGTLLMTPLRGADGNVYAVAQGAVSIGGFAAGGGGANISKNHPTVGRITNGAFVERELEYNFENRKSLSINLYRPDFTTATGVATAINGVIAGVEAKLVDSSTVAVNIKESFKGSMVKLVSIVENINVAVDSPAVVVIDEKTGTIVMGENVRISTVAVAHGNLFIQIKEEKGVSQPSPFAPAPPAGSAPVDAGDGTLIAPGGQTVVTTETEIGVEEEKNRLVVVPEGVTIQEVVRALNAIGVTPGDLITILQTIKSAGALQADLKVI; encoded by the coding sequence ATGGCTGGTCTGGTTATTGCGTCTCATGCTTATGCTGTACGTATCAAGGATATTTCCAGTATCGGCGGGGTCAGGGATAACCAGTTGGTAGGCTATGGCCTGGTAGTTGGTCTGGCTGGAACCGGCGATGATATTGAAAACGGATTCACAAAGGAAACTCTTGCCAATATGTTGAGCAGGCAGGGGCTTGGGATGAAAGAAGAGTCCAGAAATAACCTGACTTCAGATAATGTGGCATCAGTTATGATCAGCGCCGAGTTTCCCCCGTTCTCCAAGGTGGGGTCGAGAATAGATGTTGTGGTTTCATCCATCGGTGATGCAAACAGCCTGCGTGGAGGGACTCTCCTTATGACACCGCTTCGGGGGGCGGACGGCAATGTCTATGCAGTGGCGCAGGGCGCTGTATCTATCGGAGGTTTTGCCGCAGGCGGGGGGGGCGCGAACATTTCCAAGAATCACCCGACTGTCGGTCGGATTACAAACGGCGCCTTTGTCGAAAGGGAATTGGAGTACAATTTTGAAAACAGGAAGTCACTTTCCATAAATCTTTATCGACCTGATTTTACAACTGCGACAGGGGTGGCCACAGCCATAAATGGTGTGATAGCGGGCGTGGAGGCGAAGCTTGTTGATTCATCTACCGTTGCTGTAAATATAAAGGAATCTTTTAAAGGGAGTATGGTGAAGCTTGTCTCGATTGTTGAAAACATTAATGTTGCGGTTGACTCACCCGCGGTTGTGGTCATAGATGAGAAGACCGGCACGATTGTTATGGGAGAAAATGTAAGAATATCCACAGTTGCCGTTGCCCATGGGAATTTGTTCATCCAGATAAAAGAGGAAAAAGGGGTGTCTCAGCCGTCCCCCTTTGCCCCTGCTCCTCCTGCCGGCAGCGCTCCGGTTGATGCCGGAGACGGCACGCTGATCGCTCCGGGAGGACAGACGGTTGTAACAACTGAAACGGAAATCGGTGTTGAAGAAGAGAAGAATCGCCTGGTGGTGGTACCGGAGGGGGTTACTATTCAGGAGGTTGTAAGGGCGCTCAACGCAATAGGTGTTACGCCAGGAGATCTGATAACCATATTGCAGACAATCAAATCTGCAGGGGCGCTCCAGGCGGATTTAAAGGTAATATAG
- a CDS encoding flagellar basal body L-ring protein FlgH, translated as MKWRAYNFIVLISILILFVVAGCSSNINAIKKDEPVPVPKEKIQLPSTGSIWPGENAKNSLFADNKAKHVDDIITIIIDESSSGSNSADTTTSRDTSTTAGLTSLLGLEKKMMEQNSRFGSSIGLGGTSSNSLKGKGATTRDGTLEAKITAKVVEVLFNGNLAIEGKRRLAINAEDQYIIISGIIRPEDITSDNVISSQYIADAKIVYTGNGVINDKMRPGWLTRIVDWAWPF; from the coding sequence ATGAAATGGAGAGCATATAATTTTATAGTCTTGATAAGTATCCTTATTTTGTTCGTGGTTGCCGGATGTTCTTCTAATATCAATGCAATAAAAAAAGATGAACCTGTTCCTGTTCCAAAGGAGAAAATACAGCTTCCGTCCACAGGATCCATCTGGCCCGGCGAAAATGCGAAAAATTCGCTCTTTGCCGATAATAAAGCAAAGCATGTCGATGATATTATTACAATAATCATAGACGAGTCTTCCTCGGGCAGCAATTCTGCCGACACAACTACCAGCAGGGACACGAGTACGACTGCTGGGTTAACGAGCCTTTTGGGATTGGAAAAAAAGATGATGGAACAGAACTCAAGGTTTGGCTCGTCAATCGGGCTGGGAGGTACCTCTTCCAATTCTCTTAAGGGCAAGGGCGCAACGACCCGTGATGGTACATTAGAGGCAAAAATAACAGCTAAGGTTGTCGAGGTGCTTTTCAATGGCAATCTGGCTATAGAGGGGAAACGGCGGTTGGCTATAAATGCCGAGGATCAGTACATTATTATTTCCGGCATTATCAGACCCGAGGATATTACCTCGGACAATGTTATATCATCACAGTATATTGCCGATGCAAAGATTGTTTATACAGGCAATGGCGTGATTAATGACAAAATGAGACCGGGCTGGCTGACGCGTATTGTGGATTGGGCATGGCCGTTCTGA
- the flgA gene encoding flagellar basal body P-ring formation chaperone FlgA, producing the protein MSGKIHKTVFLIAGVVSLFLFNGHLLCAASAAVIGEETIKAAVRTYIEKNMSLPKSVVRVEFPAGVPDDVRLTGKKITYRVLSRRNEDFMGNSSFTVRCYENGTFLNAKTVKARIEVLMDVVVSTKSLNRNVRINHDDVRIVKRWFDRLPSNVISSLDAVVGMKLCTNVKPNTEMTGNMVRSMPIVKKGKPVRIVFEKDTMRITTIGLSDQDGMHGELIKVRNVSSKKVIYARVMGNSLVKVEF; encoded by the coding sequence ATGTCAGGCAAAATACATAAGACAGTTTTCTTAATTGCGGGTGTTGTTTCCCTGTTTCTTTTTAACGGGCATCTGTTGTGCGCGGCTTCCGCAGCAGTGATAGGAGAGGAAACGATAAAGGCGGCTGTCAGAACATATATTGAAAAGAACATGTCCTTGCCGAAAAGCGTTGTGCGGGTGGAATTCCCAGCCGGCGTGCCTGATGATGTGAGACTGACAGGAAAAAAAATCACCTATCGGGTTCTGAGCAGAAGGAATGAGGATTTTATGGGGAATTCTTCCTTTACCGTCAGGTGTTATGAAAATGGCACATTTCTGAATGCAAAGACCGTCAAAGCAAGGATAGAGGTGCTGATGGATGTTGTGGTCAGCACAAAGTCTCTTAATAGAAATGTCAGGATTAACCATGATGATGTGAGAATAGTTAAAAGGTGGTTTGACCGCTTGCCATCAAATGTCATATCGAGCCTTGATGCTGTTGTAGGCATGAAACTTTGCACCAATGTTAAACCAAATACCGAAATGACAGGGAATATGGTGAGAAGCATGCCGATAGTAAAGAAGGGGAAGCCGGTAAGAATTGTTTTTGAGAAAGACACGATGAGAATAACTACAATTGGACTGTCGGATCAGGATGGAATGCACGGGGAATTGATAAAGGTCAGGAATGTATCATCTAAAAAGGTGATTTATGCCAGGGTTATGGGTAATTCTCTGGTGAAGGTGGAGTTTTAA
- the flgG gene encoding flagellar basal-body rod protein FlgG encodes MIRALWTAATGMEAQQISQDVVANNLANINTVGFKKARADFQDLMYQVYSKSGAETSGGSQLPVGIEIGMGVKPVAVQKMFGQGDYMQTDNPFDFAIEGDGFFQIDDNGRTVYTRAGNFKVDKDGSLCNSEGLKLIPAVDVPMEMVHFTLDSGGTWTASDEQGNSLATGRIELARFTNPAGLTSLGRNLYDRTDASGDATLGNPGEAGNGTISQRFLEMSNVNVVDEMVKMIVGQRSYEINSKAIQTADAMLQMANGLKR; translated from the coding sequence ATGATAAGGGCTTTATGGACGGCCGCAACCGGCATGGAAGCGCAGCAGATAAGCCAGGACGTTGTTGCGAACAACCTGGCCAACATTAATACCGTAGGATTTAAAAAGGCAAGAGCCGATTTTCAGGATCTCATGTATCAGGTATATTCGAAATCAGGGGCCGAGACATCCGGCGGGAGTCAGTTGCCGGTGGGTATAGAGATCGGTATGGGTGTAAAACCGGTGGCTGTTCAAAAAATGTTTGGCCAGGGTGATTATATGCAGACGGACAATCCATTCGACTTTGCTATTGAAGGGGATGGCTTTTTCCAGATTGATGATAATGGGCGTACTGTTTACACACGGGCAGGCAATTTCAAGGTTGATAAGGATGGCTCTCTGTGTAATTCTGAAGGGCTTAAATTGATACCTGCAGTGGACGTACCCATGGAAATGGTACATTTTACCCTTGACAGCGGAGGCACATGGACGGCAAGCGATGAGCAAGGCAATTCCCTGGCGACAGGGAGAATAGAGCTTGCCAGGTTTACCAACCCCGCCGGACTTACCAGCCTGGGGAGAAATCTCTATGACAGAACAGATGCCTCCGGTGACGCTACTCTCGGAAATCCCGGAGAAGCGGGGAACGGCACCATTTCACAGCGTTTTTTAGAGATGTCAAATGTAAATGTTGTGGATGAGATGGTCAAGATGATTGTGGGCCAGAGATCATACGAGATAAATTCAAAGGCAATCCAGACAGCGGATGCGATGCTGCAGATGGCTAACGGCCTCAAGAGGTAA
- the flgF gene encoding flagellar basal-body rod protein FlgF: MINGIDILANAAIMQISRLDCVANNIANVNTPGFKAERFLFLNPGPEAEANKGRPAQTQETTADYSRGIMQKTGNVLELAIDGDGFFAVQTKAGVAYTKDGRFTLNKDGGLVTQAGDYVLGGGGKIAIEGNNVLISEDGVISVDGNEVDTLKITGFSEPSALVKLNPGLYLNPDNLAGAKKEENARVQSGYLELSNVQAIREMVEMINIQRTFESYQKAIQTLGEQDKLSTSRIGRL; this comes from the coding sequence ATGATTAACGGTATCGATATACTGGCAAATGCGGCTATAATGCAGATTAGCCGGCTTGATTGTGTCGCGAACAATATTGCCAATGTTAACACCCCCGGTTTCAAGGCAGAGCGGTTCCTTTTTTTAAATCCAGGCCCCGAAGCGGAGGCGAATAAAGGCAGACCCGCGCAGACACAGGAAACAACGGCCGATTATTCCAGGGGAATTATGCAGAAAACCGGCAATGTTCTGGAACTGGCAATAGACGGGGATGGATTTTTTGCTGTTCAAACAAAAGCCGGTGTTGCTTATACAAAAGATGGAAGGTTTACGCTCAATAAGGATGGAGGGCTGGTTACACAGGCCGGAGATTATGTTCTTGGCGGAGGAGGAAAAATTGCCATTGAGGGGAACAACGTCCTGATAAGCGAAGACGGCGTAATAAGTGTGGACGGCAATGAAGTTGATACATTGAAGATCACCGGTTTTAGCGAACCATCTGCTCTTGTTAAGCTTAATCCCGGCCTCTATCTTAATCCTGATAATCTGGCGGGCGCAAAAAAGGAAGAAAATGCACGTGTTCAATCCGGATATCTTGAGCTTTCCAATGTCCAGGCTATAAGAGAAATGGTTGAAATGATCAATATACAGCGCACGTTTGAATCATACCAGAAAGCGATTCAGACTTTAGGCGAACAGGACAAATTGTCAACAAGCCGTATCGGGAGATTGTAA
- a CDS encoding EscU/YscU/HrcU family type III secretion system export apparatus switch protein gives MNKDKKETTIAAAIKYDGKKDQAPRVTARGRGAIAEKIIELAKKHSVPIKEDPALAQILSRLDMDEQIPAELYKAVAEILAFVYSLNERYRGQGLGD, from the coding sequence ATGAACAAAGACAAAAAAGAGACAACAATTGCCGCTGCCATAAAATATGACGGAAAAAAAGATCAGGCGCCGAGGGTTACCGCCAGGGGAAGGGGCGCCATTGCCGAAAAGATCATAGAACTCGCAAAAAAACATAGTGTGCCGATAAAGGAAGATCCTGCTCTGGCACAGATCCTGAGCCGGCTCGATATGGATGAACAGATTCCTGCCGAGCTTTACAAGGCTGTCGCGGAAATATTGGCCTTTGTTTATTCGCTCAATGAACGATACAGGGGGCAGGGGTTAGGGGATTAA